The genome window AACTCGGCTGGTCTATCTGAGTATCTTATTAATTTCCAGTCACCACTTCTAACAGCTGCTCTCGTTTCTTTTTTCCAGAATAGATTTTCATGCGGTGCTGCAGTATTTTTACCATTGATATATGGCATTAAGTTCACACCGTCTACGTTCACTAGATCTTTTACATCTCCACCACCTGCAGCATAGAAAGTTGGAAGTAAATCGAAAGTACTTACAGGAAAATCAAACGATGAGTTCTTTTTGATTTGCCCTTTCCATGACATCAAGAATGGTACTCTGATTCCTCCTTCTAAATGATTTGATTTTGTTCCTGATAATGGGAAGTTAATTGATCCATTCTTATCTGATGGACCACCATTGTCGTTAGTATAGACTACAATTGTATTTTCAGTTAATCCTAATTCTTCTAGTTTATCTAATAATTTACCAGATGCTCTATCCATAGCCCAAGTCATAGCTGCTAATTCTTTTCGCTTACCATGTAAATTGGGAAATCTTTTTAGATCCTCTTCAGTAGACTCCAATGGGGTGTGCACAGCGTTATAAGACAAGAAGATAAAGAAAGGCTCGTCTTGATTTTTCTCTACAAACTGAATCGCCTCATCAGCAAAAATATCTGTTGCATAACCATCTGGCTCTTCGTAGTTCCCAAAGTTTCTTTCCATCTTTTTATCTGGATGTGGAAACTTATCATAAGCAAAGTAGCTTCTGTCACCACCTCTGAAACCATAAAACTCGTCAAACCCTCTTTTATTTGGATGGTATTTATCAGCATCACCTAAGTGCCACTTTCCATAGAAAGCCGTTTTGTAACCTAATTTCTTCATGTAGTCACCCATCGTCTTTTCATCCAACGGTAAGCCCATGTCCACATCTAATAATTTTGACGACTCACTCATGTAGCCCGGTACGTTATTTTCCTCGTATCCGAACTTTTGTTGGTACTGACCAGTAATTAAACCTGCTCTTGAAGGTCCACATACCGATGCAGTCACATACCCTTGTGAGAATATTAAACCGCTTTCTGCAAGTTTATCCAAGTTAGGCGTTTTGATTTCTTTACTTCCATGAAAACCAAAGTCTGCATATCCACCATCATCAGAGAAAATCAGAATGATATTAGGCTGTTTTTTATCCTGTGCATACAGCTGGTCGATAGATAACAGAATAAAAAGAGTGAAGATCCAATATAATTTCATATGTAATACTTTTTATTTTTCAGATGAAAAAATTTATAATAATTGTAATATTCTTTCGATATATAGCTGATTTAAAGAAGAGTAATAGTGATGATTACATAGCCATTCTGTATTCCCTTGGTGTTTTACCAATGATCATTTTGAATTGCTTATTGAAGTTCGTGATTGAATTAAACCCTACTTCATAACATACATCAGAGATCTGATAATTTTTCTGTACTAATAATCTGCTAGCATTTCTAATTCTAACTTCATTCAGGTATTGTTTGAATGATTTATTAGTTACTTTCTTAAAGAATCGACAAAACGAGTTGGATGTAAGGCATGCAATGTCTGCAATCTCTTGTAAGTCGATATCCTTCTCATAATTATCAGAAATATATTTTAATACTCTGTCTAATCTCTCTTTATTAGAATCACCTTGTTGTCTCATATCTGATGTTGACAACTGATGAATACATTTTGAGTTGGCTAGTTTTAATAATAAGCTCAATAAGAAAATATTCTTTTCAGCTGAACTTAATTGTTGACAGTTCATCAATTCCTTCTCCAAAGATTTTCCAAACTCTTTAGAAAAAGAGATTCCGTATTTTGAATCACTTAACATCTCATTGATACAAGCAAACACTGGATTATCAAAAGTGTTTGGTCCCATAAAAGACTTATCAAATTTGATCACAAGGTTGCACATCTTTGTACAGTCATCATTGTTCTTCCAAAGGTGTGGAAGATTAGGACTGATCAAAACCAATTGACCACTTTCAAAACTTGAAACATGATCCCCTACAAATCTCACCCCGCTGCCTTCCTTTATATATATAAGTTCATACTGTTGGTGGTAGTGCCAAATTGTTTCGTGACAAGGTTCGTTTTTCTGAGCAATAGTGATAGCGTTGTTTACTTGTTTTTCAGTGTCTTTAAATACTAATCTCATAACTTCGAAAATTTAATTCTCTTATTAGAGAAGGTGTGTGATAATTCATTTCAAATAGTCAAATAAAAAGCGGCTAGTGTTTTATGCTTTTCATTTCAAAAAATCATTGTTGACATTGTAAAACTCACACTTAAAACTGAGGAAGTATTTAAATTACGTATCAAAAATGTTGTTTTCGGTGTCATTTTGCGTCCAAAAACACTATTTAAAGCATATGAGACTAATATTTACATTTGTGATACTAATGAAGACATTATTAGCATCATTTCTTCCTGGATTTTTATTCTGATCAGATATTGTCCAAAAAAAAACCTTATCGCTACCAAATAGCGACAAGGTTTTTATAGTATAATGTTCCT of Flammeovirga agarivorans contains these proteins:
- a CDS encoding sulfatase, with amino-acid sequence MKLYWIFTLFILLSIDQLYAQDKKQPNIILIFSDDGGYADFGFHGSKEIKTPNLDKLAESGLIFSQGYVTASVCGPSRAGLITGQYQQKFGYEENNVPGYMSESSKLLDVDMGLPLDEKTMGDYMKKLGYKTAFYGKWHLGDADKYHPNKRGFDEFYGFRGGDRSYFAYDKFPHPDKKMERNFGNYEEPDGYATDIFADEAIQFVEKNQDEPFFIFLSYNAVHTPLESTEEDLKRFPNLHGKRKELAAMTWAMDRASGKLLDKLEELGLTENTIVVYTNDNGGPSDKNGSINFPLSGTKSNHLEGGIRVPFLMSWKGQIKKNSSFDFPVSTFDLLPTFYAAGGGDVKDLVNVDGVNLMPYINGKNTAAPHENLFWKKETRAAVRSGDWKLIRYSDRPAELYNIKEDISEKNNLAYVEKEKVRELFKLLYEWELTLERPLWQLKRQFEKYDIDRMDNYKLN
- a CDS encoding AraC family transcriptional regulator yields the protein MRLVFKDTEKQVNNAITIAQKNEPCHETIWHYHQQYELIYIKEGSGVRFVGDHVSSFESGQLVLISPNLPHLWKNNDDCTKMCNLVIKFDKSFMGPNTFDNPVFACINEMLSDSKYGISFSKEFGKSLEKELMNCQQLSSAEKNIFLLSLLLKLANSKCIHQLSTSDMRQQGDSNKERLDRVLKYISDNYEKDIDLQEIADIACLTSNSFCRFFKKVTNKSFKQYLNEVRIRNASRLLVQKNYQISDVCYEVGFNSITNFNKQFKMIIGKTPREYRMAM